In one window of Hymenobacter nivis DNA:
- a CDS encoding FAD-dependent oxidoreductase: MFDLTPARAAVVRAVADTLLPPAPGLPAGSEGVDLDQFAAAVRAQPAGAQAEFGQLLDLLGQPVVGLTWLGPLRPFAQLSAAQREELLQSWAASRLPPLRKGFQALRKLCLFLYYGGSRPGRPAAWDALGYPGPADAPTDTARPLETLRPRVDTTYDCDVLVVGSGAGGGVVAGELAAAGFDVLVLEKGPYYHGRDFTQRETDMMGALYDARGTLGTHDGGVGILAGSCLGGGTTVNWAGAFRTPDYVLEEWAHEHQAPHFTGPDFQQSLDAVSETLGVNTDYARHNGQNQALWDGSRRLGQDVKLIPRNERNLDGSDAHFRALGYSSLGDGHGHKQGTLNTYLPLAARHGARLLADARVERITRAHGRAAGAEAVYAPADGPAVRVQVRARCVVVAAGAIQTPALLLRSGLRHPHLGRHLHLHPTLIVAAQYPWAMHSWHGPSMSVVNDAHTRRHGTNFGVKLETPPIHPGLLSTVLPWLSGAQHREMMAGAAHLGSFIALTRDRDGGRVRVDRQGAPLIDYTLSDFDRGNLLAGVRAAAEIHAAAGAHTIYLPHGTLPILKAENGALCHPERLAQLPHLGWRPNQFGLYSAHQMSTARMGGDAATHPVRITGETVELPGLYVADGAAFPACSGVNPMLTIMGLAHYTAQGLKATLPVAARAVAVQ; this comes from the coding sequence ATGTTCGACCTTACCCCCGCCCGCGCCGCCGTGGTCCGCGCCGTGGCCGATACGCTGCTGCCGCCCGCCCCCGGCCTGCCCGCCGGGTCCGAGGGCGTTGACCTCGACCAGTTTGCGGCCGCCGTGCGCGCCCAGCCCGCCGGGGCCCAGGCCGAGTTCGGGCAGCTGCTCGACCTACTGGGCCAGCCCGTGGTGGGCCTCACCTGGCTGGGGCCCCTGCGGCCGTTTGCGCAGCTGAGCGCCGCCCAGCGCGAGGAGCTGCTGCAAAGCTGGGCCGCCTCGCGGCTGCCGCCGCTGCGCAAGGGGTTTCAGGCCCTGCGCAAGCTGTGCCTGTTCCTATACTACGGCGGCAGCCGGCCCGGCCGCCCCGCCGCCTGGGACGCCCTGGGCTACCCCGGCCCCGCCGACGCCCCCACCGACACCGCCCGGCCCCTCGAAACGCTGCGGCCCCGCGTGGATACGACCTACGACTGCGACGTGCTGGTGGTGGGCTCAGGGGCGGGCGGCGGCGTGGTGGCCGGCGAGCTGGCCGCCGCGGGCTTCGACGTGCTGGTGCTGGAAAAGGGCCCCTACTACCACGGGCGCGACTTCACGCAGCGCGAAACCGACATGATGGGGGCCCTGTACGACGCCCGCGGCACCCTCGGCACCCACGACGGCGGCGTGGGCATCCTGGCCGGCTCGTGCCTGGGCGGCGGCACCACCGTGAACTGGGCCGGCGCCTTCCGCACCCCCGATTACGTGCTGGAGGAATGGGCCCACGAGCACCAGGCGCCCCACTTCACGGGCCCCGATTTCCAGCAGAGCCTCGACGCTGTGAGCGAGACACTGGGCGTGAACACCGATTACGCCCGCCACAACGGCCAAAACCAAGCCCTATGGGACGGCTCGAGGCGCCTGGGCCAGGACGTAAAGCTGATTCCGCGCAACGAGCGAAACCTAGATGGCTCCGACGCGCATTTTAGGGCCCTGGGGTACTCGTCGCTCGGCGATGGGCACGGCCATAAGCAGGGCACCTTGAACACGTATTTGCCCCTGGCCGCCCGCCACGGGGCCCGTCTGCTGGCCGATGCCCGCGTTGAACGTATCACCCGGGCCCACGGCCGCGCCGCCGGCGCCGAGGCCGTGTACGCCCCCGCCGACGGGCCCGCCGTGCGCGTGCAGGTGCGGGCCCGCTGCGTGGTGGTGGCCGCCGGGGCCATCCAGACGCCGGCCCTGCTGCTGCGCTCGGGCCTGCGCCACCCGCACCTGGGCCGCCACCTGCACCTGCACCCCACCCTCATCGTGGCCGCGCAGTACCCCTGGGCCATGCACTCGTGGCACGGCCCCAGCATGAGCGTGGTGAACGACGCCCACACCCGCCGGCACGGCACCAACTTCGGCGTGAAGCTCGAAACGCCCCCCATTCACCCCGGCCTGCTGAGCACCGTGCTACCCTGGCTGAGCGGGGCCCAGCACCGCGAAATGATGGCCGGGGCCGCCCACCTCGGCTCGTTCATCGCCCTCACCCGCGACCGCGACGGCGGCCGCGTGCGCGTGGACCGGCAAGGGGCCCCACTGATTGACTACACGCTGTCGGACTTCGACCGCGGCAACCTGCTGGCCGGCGTGCGGGCGGCGGCCGAAATCCACGCCGCCGCCGGGGCCCACACCATCTACCTGCCCCACGGCACACTGCCCATTTTGAAGGCCGAAAATGGGGCCCTGTGCCACCCTGAGCGGCTGGCCCAACTGCCGCATCTGGGCTGGCGGCCAAATCAGTTTGGCCTCTACAGCGCCCACCAGATGAGCACCGCCCGCATGGGCGGCGACGCGGCCACCCACCCCGTGCGCATCACGGGCGAAACCGTGGAACTGCCCGGCCTGTACGTGGCCGACGGCGCGGCCTTCCCGGCGTGCTCGGGCGTGAACCCCATGCTCACCATTATGGGCCTGGCCCACTACACGGCCCAGGGCCTGAAGGCCACGCTGCCCGTAGCGGCCCGCGCGGTGGCAGTGCAGTAG
- a CDS encoding phosphatase PAP2 family protein — MTLLLALGSAAAAPTPRPDSVAAPRPAALADTVRPTAATAAGAPADSLPAKPRHARRTDYTVAPGVTWHYEKPRPFQWLYHIPRDVAELPGYAFKKKNVPMLVGIVGSSVVLYAFDQLITDGVQRGGRGLGITAEDKQRNLFRLPFHIGSINLPIEYNAPDNFNTSLYFLGDGWTHLTIASSFLAYGIFGHDNRALQTSSQLGEAILTTGLATQLLKHLTGRQSPNVSTKPRGEWNLLPNYNDYQNAVPQHDAFPTGHLATAMATVTVIADNYPEYRFIRPVGYGLMTVLGAAMLNNGVHWSSDYPLGIALGYGFAKIAVAHGRTRLSPATGLALPKPWYRRAQPAPFVYGPFTGASLTWRW; from the coding sequence TTGACCTTGCTGCTTGCCCTGGGTTCGGCCGCCGCCGCGCCCACCCCGCGCCCCGACTCGGTGGCCGCTCCCCGCCCCGCCGCACTGGCCGATACCGTTCGCCCCACCGCCGCTACCGCCGCGGGGGCCCCCGCCGATTCGCTGCCCGCCAAGCCCCGCCACGCCCGCCGCACCGATTATACGGTGGCCCCGGGCGTAACCTGGCACTACGAAAAGCCCCGGCCCTTCCAGTGGCTCTACCACATCCCGCGCGACGTGGCAGAGCTGCCGGGCTACGCTTTCAAGAAGAAAAACGTGCCCATGCTGGTAGGCATCGTGGGCAGCAGCGTGGTGCTGTACGCCTTCGACCAGCTCATCACCGACGGGGTGCAGCGCGGCGGCCGCGGCCTGGGCATCACCGCCGAAGACAAGCAGCGCAACCTGTTTCGCCTGCCCTTTCACATCGGCAGCATCAACCTGCCCATCGAGTACAACGCGCCCGATAACTTCAACACCTCGCTGTACTTCCTCGGCGACGGCTGGACGCACCTCACCATTGCCAGCAGCTTTTTGGCCTACGGCATTTTCGGGCACGACAACCGGGCCCTGCAAACCTCCAGCCAGCTCGGCGAGGCCATCCTCACTACCGGCCTGGCCACGCAGCTGCTCAAGCACCTCACCGGCCGCCAAAGCCCCAACGTATCGACCAAGCCCCGGGGCGAGTGGAACCTGCTGCCCAACTACAACGACTACCAAAACGCAGTACCCCAGCACGATGCCTTCCCCACCGGACACCTGGCTACGGCCATGGCCACGGTCACGGTCATCGCCGACAACTACCCTGAGTACCGCTTCATCCGCCCCGTGGGCTACGGCCTGATGACGGTGCTGGGCGCGGCCATGCTCAACAACGGCGTGCACTGGTCCTCCGACTATCCGCTGGGCATTGCCTTAGGCTACGGCTTCGCCAAAATTGCCGTGGCCCACGGCCGTACCCGCCTCAGCCCGGCCACCGGCCTGGCCCTGCCCAAGCCCTGGTACCGGCGGGCGCAACCCGCGCCGTTCGTGTACGGGCCCTTCACCGGGGCCAGCCTCACCTGGCGCTGGTAA
- a CDS encoding SGNH/GDSL hydrolase family protein: MKTVEIIVMGGCHVVGWPIGPDRAFPKLLAEKLAGTLVMQIPNLQFVCLPEQLAKLEAAGPSLMVLQLGNYEFSPSLRSILAQFRREFTNRSETKKQRGGGQSSPSAHSSLEMIPAPPRGRLARYTRLVGIGFLTAALWHLSARHRRAFRALNAYVRQHPTTSFVMVSPLPCIDPVATRLRRWGGWLLRQRVAALPNVQWLDSYHLLGNSNDLFVDQLHLNEKGHQLLAHGLAAACGLPRPVFAECPAQANYQRR, translated from the coding sequence ATGAAAACAGTTGAAATTATCGTCATGGGCGGCTGCCATGTAGTGGGCTGGCCCATCGGTCCAGACCGCGCTTTTCCCAAATTACTCGCTGAAAAATTGGCTGGTACGTTGGTGATGCAAATACCTAATTTGCAGTTCGTATGCTTGCCCGAGCAGCTGGCCAAGCTCGAAGCGGCGGGCCCCTCGCTCATGGTGCTACAGCTAGGAAATTACGAGTTTTCGCCCAGCCTGCGGTCCATCCTTGCGCAGTTCAGGCGCGAGTTTACCAACCGGTCAGAAACCAAGAAGCAGCGCGGCGGTGGTCAGTCCTCTCCCTCCGCGCATTCCTCGCTCGAAATGATACCAGCACCGCCGCGTGGCCGCCTTGCCCGCTACACCCGCTTAGTGGGCATTGGCTTTCTCACGGCCGCGCTGTGGCACTTGTCGGCGCGGCACCGGCGGGCCTTCCGCGCCTTGAATGCCTACGTGCGGCAGCACCCCACGACGTCGTTTGTCATGGTTTCTCCGCTACCGTGCATCGACCCGGTTGCGACACGCTTGCGGCGTTGGGGCGGCTGGCTATTGCGGCAACGGGTGGCGGCTTTGCCCAACGTGCAGTGGCTTGATTCGTACCACTTGCTGGGCAACAGCAACGACTTATTCGTAGACCAGCTGCACCTTAACGAAAAAGGACACCAATTATTAGCCCACGGGCTCGCGGCGGCCTGCGGTTTGCCGCGCCCTGTTTTTGCCGAATGCCCAGCCCAAGCCAACTACCAACGGAGATAA
- a CDS encoding Uma2 family endonuclease, producing MGHVEPQTRRYTPEEYMALEEKSEVRHEYFDGEIFAMAGASAPHNLIKGNMIAALRPGVRQRGCRVFDENMRLAVQERKYYTYPDIMVSCDPDDRRDPYLIRQPMLIVEVLSPSTAEYDRTEKFAQYQKLTSLRHYLLVSQTAWVVEWFRRDDAGQWIYTLLSELADVLEIPDLGLRLPLAELYDDTDVAPLRMTPSLL from the coding sequence ATGGGACACGTTGAACCGCAAACGCGCCGCTACACGCCAGAAGAATACATGGCCCTAGAGGAGAAAAGTGAGGTGCGCCATGAGTACTTCGACGGCGAAATATTTGCTATGGCGGGGGCCAGTGCCCCTCACAACCTGATAAAAGGAAACATGATAGCGGCCTTAAGGCCAGGGGTACGGCAACGGGGCTGCCGGGTATTTGATGAAAATATGCGCCTGGCTGTGCAGGAGAGGAAATATTATACCTACCCCGACATTATGGTAAGCTGCGACCCGGACGACCGCCGCGACCCGTACCTGATTCGCCAGCCCATGTTAATCGTGGAAGTTCTATCGCCCTCCACCGCCGAGTACGACCGGACGGAGAAATTTGCGCAGTACCAAAAGCTCACCAGCTTGCGCCATTACCTGCTGGTGTCGCAGACCGCATGGGTGGTGGAGTGGTTCCGGCGCGACGATGCCGGGCAGTGGATTTACACGCTGCTGAGCGAGCTGGCCGATGTGCTCGAAATCCCCGACCTGGGCCTACGCCTGCCGCTGGCTGAGTTGTACGATGACACCGATGTAGCCCCGTTGCGCATGACGCCTTCGCTTCTTTAA
- a CDS encoding aldehyde dehydrogenase family protein has translation MNPAAVPTAPPAPVAASNPYQAPFEALRHRAPALRQEDVAARRTRLRRLGDWLAANRTAIQEALYADFRKPPSETDITEIWAAQVELKHTAAHLKKWMARRRVGTPLALAGTRGWVQVEPKGVVLIIAPWNYPFYLAVDPLVSAIAAGNAVVIKPAEQTPATAALLRRMVEELFRPDEVLVVEGDKDVATDLLRLPWDHIFFTGSPAVGKIVMRAAAEHLSGLTLELGGKSPAIVDATANLRDAAEKIVWGKFLNAGQTCVAPDYLLVQRPVLGPLVEEMKAAIGRFYNPAGAGIKASDSYARVVNPHHFGRLAALLEDAKTRGATVATGGAFDAAQQYLEPTVLTNVPAGSAVLEEEIFGPLLPVLTFDELPDAAAYINARPKPLAQYVFTTSPANRRYLLGAVAAGGAAVNETILHLAHPELPFGGVGTSGLGKAHGHAGFLAFSNEKGVLQQRVGFTALKPMYPPYTSRTKRLIGWLLTYL, from the coding sequence ATGAACCCCGCCGCCGTCCCCACTGCGCCGCCCGCGCCCGTTGCCGCCTCCAACCCGTACCAAGCCCCGTTTGAGGCGCTGCGCCACCGGGCCCCCGCCCTGCGCCAGGAAGACGTGGCTGCCCGCCGCACCCGCCTGCGCCGGCTGGGCGACTGGCTGGCGGCCAACCGCACGGCCATCCAGGAAGCGCTGTACGCCGACTTCCGCAAGCCGCCGTCGGAAACCGACATCACTGAAATCTGGGCCGCGCAGGTCGAGCTGAAGCACACTGCGGCGCACCTCAAGAAGTGGATGGCCCGGCGCCGGGTGGGCACGCCGCTGGCCCTGGCCGGCACCCGCGGCTGGGTGCAGGTCGAGCCCAAGGGCGTGGTGCTCATCATCGCGCCCTGGAACTACCCCTTCTACCTGGCCGTCGACCCGCTGGTGTCGGCCATTGCCGCCGGCAACGCGGTGGTTATCAAGCCCGCCGAGCAGACGCCTGCCACCGCGGCCCTGCTGCGGCGCATGGTGGAGGAGCTGTTTCGGCCCGATGAAGTGCTGGTGGTGGAGGGCGACAAGGACGTGGCTACCGACCTGCTGCGCCTGCCCTGGGACCATATTTTCTTCACCGGCTCGCCCGCGGTGGGCAAAATTGTGATGCGCGCCGCCGCCGAGCACCTTAGCGGCCTCACCCTGGAGCTGGGCGGCAAGAGCCCGGCCATCGTGGACGCCACCGCTAACCTGCGCGACGCGGCCGAGAAAATCGTGTGGGGCAAGTTCCTCAACGCCGGCCAAACCTGCGTGGCCCCCGACTACCTGCTGGTGCAGCGCCCCGTGCTGGGGCCCCTGGTGGAGGAGATGAAGGCTGCCATCGGCCGCTTCTACAACCCCGCCGGAGCTGGCATCAAGGCCTCCGATTCGTACGCCCGCGTGGTGAACCCCCACCACTTCGGCCGCCTGGCCGCGCTGCTGGAAGACGCCAAAACCCGCGGCGCCACCGTGGCTACCGGCGGCGCCTTCGATGCGGCCCAGCAGTACCTGGAGCCCACCGTGCTCACTAACGTGCCCGCCGGGTCCGCCGTGCTCGAAGAAGAGATTTTTGGGCCTCTGCTGCCCGTGCTGACCTTTGATGAACTGCCCGACGCGGCCGCCTACATCAACGCCCGGCCCAAGCCGCTGGCCCAGTACGTGTTCACCACCAGCCCGGCCAACCGCCGCTACCTGCTCGGGGCCGTGGCGGCCGGCGGCGCGGCCGTGAACGAAACCATCCTGCACCTGGCCCACCCCGAGCTGCCGTTTGGCGGCGTGGGCACCTCGGGCTTGGGCAAGGCGCACGGCCACGCCGGCTTTCTGGCCTTCAGCAACGAGAAGGGCGTGCTGCAACAGCGCGTGGGCTTCACTGCCCTCAAGCCCATGTACCCGCCCTACACCAGCCGGACCAAGCGCCTGATTGGCTGGTTGCTAACGTATTTGTAG